Proteins encoded within one genomic window of Corynebacterium aurimucosum:
- a CDS encoding dicarboxylate/amino acid:cation symporter, translating into MSDTSSRASSRTLPSWATGFGAQVIAGLIIGLILGFIASGMESSWLSDTLSGVGGAYVQLLKVMVPPLIFAAVVTSVANLRKVANAASLAISTLVWFAITAFFSVLAGILVALVMKPGVGTTVDASTAADPSNVGSWTAFLQQLVPANFFGLKASLSDGEVSLSFGALQLLVISLALGIAAVKAGKAADPFLRFTESFLKVIQVVLWWIIRLAPIGTAALIGKAVSTYGWDALSSLGKFVLAMYVGLALVIVVVYPAVLAFNRIPIIGFYKRVWPVFSLGFVTRSSMGVMPVTQRFTERAMGVPREYASFAIPLGATTKMDGCASVYPAIAAIFIAQFYGIDLSPTQYLLIIFVSVIGSAATAGTTGATVMLTLTLSTLGLPLAGVGLLLAIEPIIDMGRTAVNVTGQALCATIVAKRAGIQDQATWDAAEGGVNDIMNADENERDSVNV; encoded by the coding sequence GTGTCCGACACTTCCTCCCGCGCATCCTCGCGCACGCTGCCCTCGTGGGCCACCGGCTTTGGCGCCCAGGTCATCGCCGGCCTCATTATCGGCCTTATTCTCGGATTCATCGCTTCCGGCATGGAGTCCTCGTGGCTCTCCGATACCTTGTCCGGCGTCGGCGGCGCGTACGTCCAATTGCTCAAAGTGATGGTCCCGCCGCTCATCTTCGCGGCTGTCGTCACCTCGGTTGCCAACCTGCGCAAGGTGGCTAACGCCGCCTCGCTGGCAATCTCCACTCTTGTATGGTTCGCCATTACGGCCTTCTTCTCCGTCTTGGCTGGCATTCTCGTCGCCCTCGTGATGAAGCCAGGCGTAGGCACGACTGTCGACGCCTCCACCGCCGCCGATCCCTCCAACGTTGGCTCCTGGACCGCATTCCTCCAGCAACTCGTCCCCGCCAACTTCTTTGGACTCAAAGCTTCGCTTAGCGACGGCGAAGTCTCCCTCAGCTTCGGCGCCCTTCAGCTCCTTGTCATTTCCTTGGCCTTGGGCATCGCTGCGGTCAAGGCTGGCAAAGCAGCCGATCCCTTCCTGCGCTTTACCGAGTCCTTCCTCAAGGTTATCCAGGTGGTCCTCTGGTGGATCATTCGCCTCGCCCCGATTGGCACCGCCGCCCTCATCGGCAAAGCCGTGTCCACCTATGGCTGGGATGCGCTGAGCTCCTTAGGCAAGTTCGTCCTCGCGATGTATGTCGGACTCGCCCTTGTCATTGTTGTGGTCTACCCTGCCGTCCTTGCTTTCAACCGCATTCCAATCATCGGCTTCTACAAGCGCGTATGGCCAGTATTCTCCCTCGGCTTCGTCACCCGTTCCTCCATGGGAGTCATGCCGGTTACCCAGCGCTTTACGGAGAGGGCCATGGGTGTGCCTCGCGAATACGCCTCCTTCGCCATCCCGCTCGGCGCTACCACGAAGATGGACGGCTGCGCCTCCGTTTACCCGGCTATCGCCGCCATCTTCATCGCTCAGTTCTACGGAATTGACCTTTCTCCGACCCAATACCTTCTCATCATCTTCGTTTCCGTCATTGGCTCCGCAGCTACTGCCGGCACGACAGGCGCCACCGTCATGTTGACACTGACGCTCTCCACGCTGGGCCTCCCGCTGGCAGGCGTCGGCCTCTTGCTCGCCATCGAGCCCATCATTGATATGGGCCGCACCGCCGTCAATGTCACCGGTCAGGCACTGTGTGCCACGATCGTAGCCAAGCGCGCCGGCATCCAAGACCAAGCAACCTGGGATGCTGCCGAGGGTGGCGTCAATGACATCATGAACGCTGATGAGAACGAACGGGACAGCGTGAACGTTTAG
- a CDS encoding lipoate--protein ligase family protein, which yields MNQTKHFELKVPGGKLLVVDLDIDTHSTVTAAKVSGDFFLEPEEAYETLAPALVGITTATSTEDVQSRLDAALARIDSPVALHGFDTHHLAVTVRRALSGGTDFTDHNWEILRPGVLPTPVNVALDEVLLNEVAEGKRGPTLRFWEWEDRAVVFGSYQSYSNELDQEGVDKHSIVPVRRISGGGAMFMEGGNCVTYSLYAPDSLVAGYSYEASYEYLDQWVLAALGKLGVNAWYVPINDITSDGGKIGGAAQKRRKSAVLHHTTMSYDIDADKMMEVLRIGKVKVSSKGLASAKKRVDPLRRQTGVPREEIIETMATEFATRYGAVDAELSDDTLAAARHLVDTKFLNDEWAKRIP from the coding sequence ATGAACCAGACGAAACACTTCGAACTCAAAGTCCCGGGCGGCAAACTACTCGTCGTAGATCTTGATATTGACACCCACAGCACCGTTACCGCAGCCAAGGTCTCCGGCGATTTCTTTCTTGAGCCTGAGGAGGCCTACGAGACACTAGCCCCAGCACTGGTTGGCATCACTACCGCCACAAGTACCGAGGACGTCCAGTCCCGGCTCGATGCCGCGCTTGCGCGAATCGACTCACCCGTGGCTCTCCATGGTTTTGACACCCACCACCTAGCCGTCACAGTTAGACGTGCACTGTCCGGCGGTACCGATTTCACCGACCACAACTGGGAGATCCTGCGCCCAGGAGTTCTCCCAACCCCAGTCAACGTCGCCCTCGATGAGGTCCTCCTCAACGAAGTCGCGGAAGGAAAACGCGGCCCTACGCTCCGCTTCTGGGAGTGGGAAGACCGCGCCGTGGTCTTCGGCTCCTACCAGTCTTATTCCAATGAGTTGGACCAGGAGGGCGTCGACAAGCACAGCATTGTTCCAGTGCGCCGAATCTCCGGTGGTGGCGCAATGTTCATGGAGGGCGGCAACTGCGTAACCTATTCCCTGTACGCCCCAGACTCGCTCGTAGCCGGTTATTCCTACGAGGCTAGCTACGAGTATCTGGACCAATGGGTTCTCGCGGCGCTCGGAAAGCTTGGTGTCAACGCCTGGTACGTGCCGATTAATGACATCACGTCGGACGGCGGAAAGATTGGCGGTGCCGCCCAAAAGCGCCGCAAGAGCGCGGTGCTCCACCACACCACGATGAGCTATGACATCGATGCAGACAAGATGATGGAGGTCTTGCGCATCGGCAAGGTCAAGGTCTCTTCCAAGGGCCTAGCCAGCGCAAAGAAGCGCGTGGACCCGCTGCGCCGCCAAACCGGCGTGCCGCGCGAGGAAATCATCGAGACTATGGCTACCGAGTTTGCCACCCGCTATGGCGCCGTCGACGCCGAGCTTTCCGACGACACACTCGCCGCCGCCCGCCACCTCGTCGACACCAAGTTCCTCAACGACGAGTGGGCCAAGCGCATCCCATAA
- a CDS encoding PRC and DUF2382 domain-containing protein has protein sequence MGKNIKDLFNATAYDKTGDKLGSVKEVFVDEQSGQPTFVEVNHGLFGMSSSLVPLRGHDFTGEELKLAFSKDRIENAPDFDSDKPLTPEAQADIFKHYNLENAQDVTTYRDERDERAGAAGAGVAGAGVAGAGAGAHAKDETAATDRIDTDRATATGNGVSNNEGEVIRSEERLDVNKERVATGEARLRKYVVTDTETVEVPVEREEVRVERTPISEADAANYTGTIGDNGAEEASVTLHEERVNVEKKTVPVEKVNLSKETIKDTETHTEDLRKEQIDTDGITETRK, from the coding sequence ATGGGTAAGAATATCAAGGATCTGTTTAACGCAACCGCATACGACAAGACCGGCGACAAGCTGGGCTCTGTCAAGGAGGTCTTCGTCGACGAGCAGTCCGGTCAGCCGACCTTCGTTGAGGTCAACCACGGCCTGTTCGGCATGAGCTCCAGCTTGGTTCCGCTCCGTGGTCACGATTTCACCGGTGAAGAGCTCAAGCTGGCCTTCTCCAAGGACCGCATCGAGAACGCACCGGACTTTGACTCCGATAAGCCGCTGACTCCTGAGGCACAGGCGGACATCTTCAAGCACTACAACCTCGAGAACGCACAGGATGTCACCACCTACCGTGACGAGCGTGATGAGCGCGCTGGTGCTGCCGGTGCTGGTGTGGCTGGCGCTGGCGTTGCCGGCGCTGGAGCAGGTGCGCACGCTAAGGATGAGACCGCTGCTACCGACCGTATTGACACTGACCGCGCTACTGCTACCGGTAACGGCGTCTCCAACAACGAAGGTGAAGTTATCCGCTCCGAGGAGCGCCTAGACGTCAACAAGGAGCGCGTGGCCACTGGTGAGGCTCGCCTGCGCAAGTACGTCGTGACCGATACTGAGACTGTTGAGGTTCCGGTCGAGCGCGAAGAGGTTCGCGTCGAGCGCACCCCGATTTCTGAGGCTGACGCTGCCAACTACACCGGCACCATTGGCGATAACGGAGCAGAAGAAGCCTCCGTCACCCTGCATGAAGAGCGTGTGAACGTAGAGAAGAAGACCGTCCCGGTGGAGAAGGTTAACCTCTCCAAGGAAACCATCAAGGACACCGAGACCCACACCGAGGATCTGCGCAAGGAGCAGATCGATACCGACGGCATCACCGAGACCCGCAAGTAA
- the fdnG gene encoding formate dehydrogenase-N subunit alpha: MSRFSPLNWPVVRQIRNKDAFGRDLSTQSAKSEDLQGRTVDADRVVQSVCPYCAVGCSQRVYVKDDKVIQIEGDPDSPISRGRLCPKGSASEQLINSSTRITTIKYRAPYATEWQELDEETAMDMIADRFVEARARHWEDVDKHGRRLNRTMGIAGLGGATLDNEENYLIKKLFTATGAIQVENQARIUHSATVPSLGTSFGRGGATQPLQDMANADCIVIEGSNMAECHPVGFQWVVEAKKRGARIIHVDPRYTRTSAFANRHIGIRGGTDVVLLGAIIKYVLDNDLYFHDYVVNYTNAASIISPDFQDTEDLEGLFSGYDAKKGKYVTDSWQYVQKPEGSSWNVEKDMTLEDPNTVFQILKRHYSRYTPEMVEETCGIAPEDFYYLADSIAQNSTPERTTCFAYALGFTQHTLGAQFIRTAAILQLLMGNVGRPGSGIMALRGHASIQGSTDIPTLFNSLPGYLPMPHVDQETWADYLDSFRQEDQKGFWQLGENYAVSLMKSYWGDAATKDNNWGFDLMPRLSGAHSTYETLLAMLRKEVEGYFVFGQNPAVAQSNGGMQRRGLAALKWLVVRDFQEIETASFWKDSPEVKNGELKTEEIATEVFLMPAATHVEKSGTFTQTQRMVQWRFQATPPPGQARSEAWFFYHLGKKIRERLADSTDPRDLPIKSVTWDYTEDEHGDPSSDEILREINGYYLDGPKKGQLLPSFTEMRADGSTSGGCWIYTGVYKDGINHAAKKVPGSEQNEVALEWGWVWPANRRILYNRASAKPDGTPWSERKKYIWWDEDQGKWVGDDVPDFPVTKRPDYVAPVDAVGPDALDGDDPFIMQADGLGWLFAPKGLSDGPLPTHYEPQESPVQNALYKQQQSPTRLTIKRADNLSRPEPGERGAEVFPFVFSTYRLTEMYTSGAMSRRLPYLAELQPGLFCEVDKELAAKRGLVNGEWATIVSPRGVIEAQVLVTDRMEMLTINGEDFHQIGLPFHYGESETTEVAGDGANDLLGLTLEPNVFIQNSKVGACDIQPGRRPRGEARVQLLREYQERAHLTVDSGNRILDVSDAFSTKSDASEENTGDDATAGNVADYEGKEG; the protein is encoded by the coding sequence ATGTCACGTTTTAGCCCACTGAACTGGCCCGTCGTACGCCAAATCCGCAACAAGGATGCCTTCGGCCGCGACCTGTCTACGCAGTCAGCTAAGAGTGAGGACCTGCAGGGACGCACCGTCGATGCGGATCGCGTCGTGCAGTCGGTCTGCCCCTACTGCGCAGTGGGCTGCTCCCAGCGCGTCTACGTGAAGGATGACAAGGTCATCCAAATCGAGGGCGATCCGGATTCCCCGATCTCCCGCGGCCGCCTCTGCCCCAAGGGCTCTGCTTCTGAGCAACTCATTAACTCCTCGACCCGCATCACCACGATCAAGTACCGAGCGCCCTATGCCACTGAATGGCAGGAGCTCGACGAAGAAACCGCGATGGATATGATCGCGGACCGTTTTGTGGAGGCACGCGCGAGGCATTGGGAGGACGTCGATAAGCACGGGCGTCGTCTCAACCGCACCATGGGCATCGCCGGTCTGGGTGGCGCGACGCTAGATAATGAGGAGAACTACCTCATTAAGAAACTGTTTACCGCGACCGGTGCTATTCAGGTAGAGAACCAGGCGCGCATATGACACTCCGCCACTGTTCCTAGTCTAGGAACATCGTTTGGCCGCGGCGGCGCGACCCAACCGCTGCAGGATATGGCGAATGCGGATTGCATCGTCATCGAGGGTTCTAATATGGCCGAATGCCACCCCGTGGGTTTCCAGTGGGTCGTCGAAGCCAAGAAGCGTGGTGCGCGCATTATCCACGTGGATCCGCGCTACACGCGTACGTCTGCCTTTGCGAACCGCCACATCGGCATTCGCGGTGGCACGGACGTGGTGCTGCTCGGCGCCATTATCAAGTACGTTCTGGATAATGACCTGTATTTCCACGATTACGTGGTGAATTACACCAACGCGGCGTCGATCATCTCGCCGGATTTCCAAGACACCGAGGACCTGGAAGGCCTGTTCTCCGGGTACGACGCGAAGAAGGGCAAGTACGTCACGGACTCGTGGCAGTACGTGCAAAAGCCTGAGGGCTCCTCGTGGAACGTGGAGAAGGACATGACGCTGGAAGATCCAAACACGGTCTTCCAGATCCTCAAACGCCACTACTCGCGCTACACCCCGGAGATGGTGGAGGAGACCTGTGGCATTGCGCCGGAGGACTTCTACTACTTGGCAGACTCGATTGCGCAGAACTCCACCCCGGAGCGCACCACGTGCTTCGCCTACGCGCTGGGCTTTACCCAGCACACCCTGGGCGCACAGTTCATCCGAACCGCGGCGATTCTGCAGCTGCTCATGGGCAATGTGGGCCGCCCTGGCTCGGGCATCATGGCCTTGCGCGGGCATGCCTCGATTCAAGGCTCGACTGATATTCCGACTCTCTTCAACTCGCTTCCGGGCTACCTGCCCATGCCACACGTGGATCAGGAGACCTGGGCGGATTACCTGGATTCCTTCCGGCAGGAAGACCAGAAGGGCTTCTGGCAGTTGGGTGAGAACTACGCGGTCTCGCTCATGAAGTCCTATTGGGGCGACGCCGCTACCAAGGACAATAATTGGGGCTTTGACCTTATGCCGCGCCTGTCCGGCGCGCACTCAACCTATGAGACATTGCTGGCCATGCTGCGCAAGGAAGTGGAGGGCTACTTTGTCTTCGGTCAGAACCCAGCGGTGGCGCAGTCCAACGGTGGTATGCAGCGCCGCGGACTGGCCGCGCTGAAGTGGTTGGTTGTCCGCGATTTCCAAGAGATTGAAACGGCAAGCTTCTGGAAGGATTCGCCGGAAGTCAAGAACGGCGAGCTCAAGACCGAGGAGATCGCTACCGAGGTATTCCTCATGCCTGCGGCAACGCACGTGGAGAAGTCCGGAACATTTACCCAGACCCAACGCATGGTGCAATGGCGCTTCCAGGCGACTCCGCCGCCGGGCCAGGCCCGCAGCGAGGCGTGGTTCTTCTACCACTTGGGCAAGAAGATTAGGGAGCGCTTGGCGGATTCGACCGACCCGCGCGACCTGCCGATTAAGTCCGTGACGTGGGATTACACCGAGGATGAACACGGGGATCCCAGCTCGGACGAGATTCTGCGTGAGATCAACGGCTACTACCTCGATGGGCCAAAGAAGGGTCAATTGCTGCCGAGTTTCACCGAGATGCGCGCCGACGGTTCTACCTCCGGCGGCTGCTGGATCTACACCGGTGTGTATAAGGACGGAATCAACCACGCCGCGAAAAAGGTCCCGGGCTCTGAGCAGAACGAAGTAGCACTCGAGTGGGGTTGGGTATGGCCGGCTAACCGACGCATCCTGTACAATCGCGCCTCCGCCAAGCCGGATGGCACTCCGTGGTCGGAGCGCAAGAAGTACATCTGGTGGGATGAGGACCAGGGCAAGTGGGTTGGTGACGATGTCCCGGACTTCCCGGTGACGAAGCGCCCGGACTATGTCGCGCCTGTCGACGCCGTCGGCCCCGACGCCCTCGACGGCGATGATCCCTTCATCATGCAGGCCGACGGCCTAGGTTGGCTGTTTGCCCCGAAGGGGCTGTCCGACGGCCCGCTGCCGACTCACTACGAGCCGCAGGAATCGCCGGTGCAGAATGCGCTGTACAAGCAGCAGCAATCGCCGACGCGGTTGACTATCAAGCGCGCGGATAACCTTTCCCGCCCCGAGCCAGGGGAGCGCGGTGCTGAGGTCTTCCCGTTTGTCTTCTCTACCTACCGTCTGACGGAGATGTACACCTCCGGTGCGATGTCGCGCCGCTTGCCTTACTTGGCGGAGCTGCAGCCGGGCTTGTTCTGCGAGGTGGACAAGGAACTGGCCGCCAAGCGTGGACTTGTCAACGGCGAGTGGGCCACTATTGTGTCGCCGCGTGGTGTCATAGAGGCGCAGGTTTTGGTGACGGACCGCATGGAGATGCTCACCATCAATGGTGAGGACTTCCACCAGATTGGCCTGCCCTTCCACTACGGAGAATCAGAGACCACCGAGGTGGCCGGCGATGGTGCCAACGATCTGTTGGGCCTGACCTTGGAGCCGAACGTGTTTATCCAGAACTCAAAGGTGGGCGCCTGCGATATTCAGCCGGGCCGGCGCCCGCGGGGCGAGGCACGAGTGCAACTCTTGCGCGAGTACCAAGAGCGGGCGCACCTTACCGTTGACTCGGGCAACCGGATCCTGGACGTCTCAGATGCTTTTAGCACGAAGAGCGATGCTTCTGAGGAGAACACCGGCGATGACGCCACCGCAGGCAATGTGGCGGACTATGAAGGCAAAGAAGGCTAA